In Camelina sativa cultivar DH55 chromosome 16, Cs, whole genome shotgun sequence, a single window of DNA contains:
- the LOC104753164 gene encoding protein HUA2-LIKE 3-like, with the protein MAPSRKRGGGKAAAAASARREWKVGDLVLAKVKGFPAWPAAVSEPEKWGYSADWKKVLVHFFGTQQIAFCNPADVESFTEEKKQSLLTKRHAKGSDFVRAVKEITESFEKLKHQDQASDPKSAEESTVGSSENTVQLPQTCENLIDKSNSSHDRDELTILSEDASAAEQMLALRHNTLAHNGTCDSAAAKDLCEIATYSSRRRNERVRTLKCAPQNITLPVQHSKISLRLEVDRPERSMLQCSDGGQSVDAIDDRAIRRRKRIRRSGHSESDDVVSSALNLHGSDEENTSEIATVESDNNSRNEGSGVDSGSKVDLSDAVGEGCNGGHELNQGLDFQISTIVKRKKRKPTRKRETSDVIDPPAKVEAEGLGANACDSRQRSQNSHERLVERPCEDNGDEHLPLVKRARVRMSRAFYADEKVNASSRFEERSSNNTLISAAMQTNPLVNHENDVVSGHDTSASEEFNSVEVSAKLPGVMVDVVPSHIEKPSDIMSPSRAGVLTVGYRKTDVKFHENEFTMTLDDEVTRAHSNQLNSLVKGKAHVADVVQGCYEESQTGNCLNSETDPIGLQCLRQSEKHETPLNPDIVDSSATESPGLCSSLDMTATGAPAQSPHQHQSQEYDSLDHAFVIVGDSLNDKCEKIDYCMTQVVKSQAVEPPPLFCSVVNNQEAESTQETENMQETENTLLKETRGSPDKDLDSEKQAHTIQNPALSATESEMIVEEVEPQYETVYSHCDEALENRELERSCEVDEQKEKVQATNSMSVSENLSRERLSSSPANVADSSARGIPHCNSACRNSTAESASAMEDNSDHRTNAQFGEKKSLNDDTVKEETKVETGATQVKKVVNSDVQCTIDSFETALGSLVRTKETIGRATRLAMELAKFGVSTKAMEILAHTLESESNLQRRVDLFFLVDSIAQCSKGLNGDAGGVYLSSIQAMLPRLLAAAVPAGATTQENRKLCLKVLRVWLERRILPESIVRHHIRELDSLNNVPVCLYSRRSARTERALDDPVRDMEGMLVDEYGSNSTLQLHGFCMPAMLKDEDEGSDSDGGDFESVTPEHESRSLEEHVTPSITERHTRILEDVDGELEMEDVAPPWEAGSSAFTDQADVAESGNCQPVSGSSHQNVSSPSRRAPPLQNAQCAMSDSYSNGFDCRRNPSMHGNYQAGPPRMNPPMHYGSPESSYSSRSLSRGEGSNFQHRPYPSSHPPPPPSHHYSYLEPDHHIKSRREGPSYHHRSHYTPEFNERNYHDSHERMRPAPCEDRDNWRYHPPSSHGGVLLPSFFFKYEQISAHTXFRIFCGKHIHD; encoded by the exons ATGGCTCCGAGCCGCAAGAGAGGCGGTGGTAAAGCTGCGGCCGCTGCATCTGCTCGCCGGGAGTGGAAGGTTGGCGATCTCGTGCTTGCCAAAGTCAAAGGCTTTCCTGCTTGGCCTGCCGCG GTTAGCGAACCGGAAAAATGGGGATACTCAGCCGACTGGAAGAAAGTATTGGTTCACTTTTTTGGCACACAACAGAT AGCTTTCTGCAATCCTGCTGATGTTGAATCATTTACTGAGGAGAAGAAGCAATCGCTTTTGACAAAACGGCATGCCAAAGGTTCCGAT TTTGTCCGTGCCGTTAAGGAGATCACAGAGAGTTTTGAGAAGCTGAAGCATCAGGACCAAGCTAGCGATCCTAAATCTGCTGAAGAATCAACTGTTGGAAGTTCTGAGAACACTGTACAGCTGCCTCAGACCTGTGAAAACCTAATTGATAAGTCAAATTCTAGTCATGATAGAGATGAACTGACTATTCTCAGTGAGGATGCTTCAGCTGCTGAACAAATGCTAGCCCTGCGTCATAACACTCTAGCCCATAATGGAACCTGTGATAGTGCAGCAGCTAAAGATTTATGTGAGATAGCTACATACTCTTCAAGGAGAAGAAATGAAAGGGTGCGGACTCTAAAGTGTGCTCCGCAGAATATAACATTACCCGTTCAGCACTCTAAAATCTCATTGAGGTTGGAAGTGGACAGACCAGAAAGGTCCATGCTTCAATGCAGTGATGGTGGTCAGAGTGTCGATGCTATAGATGACAGAGCTataagaaggagaaagaggatCCGAAGGTCAGGTCATTCTGAATCAGATGATGTGGTTTCATCAGCTCTAAATTTGCACGGATCTGATGAGGAGAACACATCTGAAATTGCTACAGTTGAATCTGACAATAATAGTAGGAATGAAGGCAGTGGTGTGGATTCTGGTTCCAAAGTCGATCTTTCTGATGCTGTTGGTGAGGGTTGTAACGGAGGTCATGAGCTCAACCAAGGGCTTGATTTCCAAATTAGCACCAtcgttaagaggaagaagaggaagcccACCAGAAAACGTGAAACTAGTGACGTTATTGACCCTCCTGCTAAAGTTGAAGCAGAAGGTCTTGGGGCCAATGCTTGTGATAGCCGCCAAAGATCTCAAAATTCCCATGAAAGGCTGGTTGAGAGGCCCTGTGAAGATAATGGTGATGAACATTTGCCTCTGGTAAAGCGAGCCAGAGTCCGAATGAGTAGAGCTTTTTATGCTGATGAAAAGGTCAATGCCTCTTCAAGGTTTGAAGAGAGATCATCAAACAACACTTTAATAAGTGCAGCCATGCAGACAAACCCTTTGGTGAATCATGAAAATGATGTTGTTTCTGGTCATGATACTTCTGCATCCGAAGAATTTAACAGCGTTGAGGTGTCTGCTAAGCTCCCaggtgttatggttgatgtagtGCCTTCTCATATAGAGAAACCTTCTGACATAATGTCTCCGTCTAGGGCTGGTGTTTTGACTGTAGGATATAGAAAAACTGATGTGAAGTTCCATGAGAACGAGTTTACCATGACACTAGATGATGAAGTAACTCGAGCACATTCTAATCAACTTAACAGTTTGGTAAAAGGAAAAGCTCATGTTGCTGATGTAGTTCAGGGATGTTATGAGGAATCACAAACCGGGAACTGTCTTAATAGTGAGACCGATCCTATTGGCTTGCAATGCTTACGTCAAAGTGAGAAGCACGAAACCCCTTTAAATCCTGATATCGTTGATTCATCTGCAACTGAGTCGCCTGGTCTGTGCTCGAGTTTAGATATGACAGCAACAGGGGCACCTGCTCAATCTCCCCACCAACATCAAAGCCAGGAGTATGATTCTCTTGACCATGCATTTGTCATTGTTGGAGATTCTCTTAATGATAAATGTGAGAAAATTGATTACTGTATGACCCAAGTTGTTAAGTCCCAAGCTGTAGAACCTCCTCCATTGTTCTGTTCAGTGGTCAATAATCAGGAGGCGGAAAGCACTCAGGAGACTGAGAACATGCAGGAGACTGAAAACACTCTACTGAAGGAAACCCGAGGAAGTCCGGATAAAGACCTCGATAGTGAGAAACAAGCTCACACAATACAGAATCCAGCCCTCTCTGCTACTGAAAGTGAAATGATTGTTGAAGAAGTGGAGCCTCAGTATGAAACTGTGTATAGTCACTGTGACGAGGCTTTGGAAAACAGAGAGCTGGAAAGGAG TTGTGAGGTTGATGAGCAGAAGGAGAAGGTGCAAGCCACCAATTCTATGTCAGTATCTGAGAACCTTTCACGTGAAAGATTGAGTTCATCTCCTGCTAATGTTGCAGATTCTTCTGCAAGGGGTATTCCGCATTGCAA CTCAGCTTGCCGTAATTCTACCGCAGAAAGTGCAAGTGCTATGGAGGACAACTCTGATCATAGGACCAATGCTCAGTTTGGTGAGAAGAAATCATTGAATGATGACACTgtcaaagaagaaaccaaagttgAAACAGGTGCAACTCAGGTGAAGAAAGTTGTTAATTCTGATGTGCAATGCACTATTGATTCCTTTGAGACCGCACTTGGCTCATTGGTGAGGACAAAGGAGACCATTGGCCGAGCAACTCGCTTGGCTATGGAATTGGCGAAATTTGGTGTTTCGACAAAG GCAATGGAAATTCTGGCTCATACTTTGGAAAGCGAGTCAAATTTACAAAGGAGGGTGGACTTATTTTTCCTTGTGGATTCTATTGCTCAGTGCTCCAAAGGTCTAAATG GTGATGCTGGTGGTGTTTATCTTTCATCCATTCAAGCTATGCTGCCTCGCCTATTGGCTGCTGCTGTCCCAGCTGGAGCTACCACACAAGAAAACCGGAAGTTGTGCTTGAAG GTTTTGAGAGTTTGGCTCGAAAGACGGATCCTTCCTGAATCTATAGTTCGTCACCATATAAGAGAACTTGATTCACTTAATAACGTTCCTGTGTGCCTCTATTCTCGGCGCTCCGCTCGAACAGAAAGGGCGCTAGATGACCCTGTTAGAGATATGGAGGGTATGCTGGTGGATGAATATGGAAG TAATTCAACTCTCCAGCTTCATGGATTCTGTATGCCTGCAATGCTTAAGGATGAAGACGAAGGAAGTGACTCGGATGGGGGCGATTTTGAGTCTGTCACCCCTGAACATGAGTCCAGAAGCCTTGAAGAACATGTTACACCCTCCATTACTGAAAGGCATACCCGTATACTGGAAGATGTTGACGGCGAGCTTGAAATGGAAGACGTGGCTCCACCTTGGGAAGCTGGAAGCAGTGCGTTCACAGATCAAGCTGATGTTGCAGAGTCTGGAAATTGCCAGCCTGTCTCTGGCTCTTCACATCAGAATGTTAGCTCGCCATCTAGACGAGCTCCTCCTTTGCAGAATGCTCAGTGTGCAATGTCTGATTCCTACTCAAATGGCTTTGACTGCCGCAGAAATCCCAGCATGCAT GGAAATTATCAGGCCGGTCCTCCAAGGATGAATCCACCAATGCATTACGGAAGTCCTGAATCATCTTATAGTTCCCGCTCTTTGTCACGTGGGGAGGGTTCTAACTTCCAGCATAGGCCTTATCCATCTTCTCATCCCCCACCTCCACCATCACATCATTACTCATATCTGGAGCCAGATCACCATATAAAGTCGCGGAGAGAAGGTCCATCATACCATCACAGATCTCATTACACACCGGAATTTAACGAAAGGAATTACCATGATAGCCATGAGAGAATGAGGCCTGCACCTTGTGAGGATCGAGACAATTGGAGATATCATCCGCCCTCTTCCCATGGTGGAGTccttttaccttctttttttttcaaatatgaacAAATATCAGCGCACACAGNTTTTAGAATCTTTTGCGGTAAACATATCCATGATTGA
- the LOC104749007 gene encoding probable glutathione peroxidase 5 isoform X2 yields the protein MGASISSSVPEKSIHQFTVKDSSGKDADLSVYQGKVLLVVNVASKCGLIESNYTQLTELYQKYKDQGLVVLAFPCNQFLYQEPGTSEEAHQFACTRFKAEYPVFQKVRVNGQNAAPVYKFLKSKKPSFLGTRIKWNFTKFLVSKDGQVIDRYGPTVSPHSIQNDIEKALAQ from the exons ATGGGTGCTTCTATATCATCATCAGTTCCCGAGAAATCCATCCATCAGTTCACCGTCAAg GATAGCTCCGGCAAGGATGCGGACCTAAGCGTTTATCAAGGGAAAGTGCTTCTCGTCGTCAATGTGGCTTCTAAGTG CGGACTCATCGAATCCAATTACACCCAGCTCACGGAACTTTACCAGAAATATAAAGATCAAG GGTTAGTGGTCTTGGCGTTTCCATGCAACCAGTTTCTATACCAAGAGCCTGGCACCAGCGAAGAGGCTCATCAATTTGCTTGTACTCGGTTTAAGGCCGAATACCCCGTTTTCCAAAAG GTGCGTGTTAACGGGCAAAACGCAGCACCGGTCTACAAATTCCTCAAATCAAAGAAACCTTCTTTTCTAGGAACTAGGATCAAATGGAACTTCACCAAGTTCTTGGTCTCCAAAGATGGTCAAGTCATTGATCGTTATGGCCCAACTGTTTCACCTCACTCCATCCAG AATGACATCGAGAAAGCCCTTGCACAATAA
- the LOC104749009 gene encoding EID1-like F-box protein 3: MLLEARFSVVQMNTNRRLRSNQPSRLSSSGESGIENERVLVLVFESISWDIHMLCAVASLSRRFCAIARRILWRRLCVNRAPGMVAALSGADPSWRIDGGWHALAKLMFFCGGGESTLYFNLSQPSLGHFACESRFSKTSGRFFLPKNCRRECLYISDPCAHHAVGGDEHLGVFRGVFREFMRSKTRECLVRRQAALEEKFRCPYCGGRMWSMTAARLVPKSAARRLGSREGGLEFFVCVSGHLHRTCWLIPLSSSDKEENGEEEDNSDGNVI; the protein is encoded by the exons ATGCTTCTAGAGGCTAGATTCTCCGTCGTCCAGATGAACACGAATAGACGGTTGAGATCAAACCAACCGAGTCGATTGTCCAGCTCGGGTGAGTCAGGTATAGAGAACGAGCGAGTCTTGGTTCTCGTCTTCGAATCCATCAGCTGGGACATCCACATGCTATGCGCGGTCGCCTCACTCAGCCGCAGGTTTTGCGCAATCGCCAGACGAATTCTATGGCGGCGGCTCTGCGTGAACCGTGCTCCGGGGATGGTGGCGGCATTGTCCGGCGCAGATCCCAGCTGGCGAATCGACGGCGGATGGCACGCGTTAGCCAAGCTCATGTTCTTCTGCGGCGGTGGCGAGTCGACCCTGTATTTCAATCTGAGTCAACCGTCGCTAGGTCACTTCGCCTGCGAGTCCAGATTCTCCAAGACCTCCGGCAGATTCTTCCTGCCTAAGAATTGCCGGCGTG AATGCTTATACATAAGCGATCCCTGCGCGCATCACGCGGTGGGTGGAGACGAACACTTAGGGGTCTTTAGAGGGGTGTTTAGGGAATTTATGAGGTCAAAGACGAGGGAGTGTCTCGTGAGAAGACAGGCGGCGCTGGAGGAGAAGTTCAGGTGTCCGTATTGCGGAGGGCGCATGTGGAGCATGACGGCGGCGCGTCTAGTACCGAAGAGTGCAGCGCGGAGGCTGGGATCACGGGAAGGTGGGTTAGAGTTTTTCGTGTGCGTGAGCGGTCACTTGCACAGAACCTGCTGGCTCATTCCGCTTTCGTCGTCAGACAAAGAAGAGAATGGTGAAGAGGAGGACAACAGTGACGGCAATGTGATCTAG
- the LOC104749007 gene encoding probable glutathione peroxidase 5 isoform X1 produces the protein MGASISSSVPEKSIHQFTVKDSSGKDADLSVYQGKVLLVVNVASKCGLIESNYTQLTELYQKYKDQGLVVLAFPCNQFLYQEPGTSEEAHQFACTRFKAEYPVFQKVRVNGQNAAPVYKFLKSKKPSFLGTRIKWNFTKFLVSKDGQVIDRYGPTVSPHSIQSFLLDMGFAPYANSAQQRLTRDRRKWANLGGQSRDFTQKTLEGSNSTFAYK, from the exons ATGGGTGCTTCTATATCATCATCAGTTCCCGAGAAATCCATCCATCAGTTCACCGTCAAg GATAGCTCCGGCAAGGATGCGGACCTAAGCGTTTATCAAGGGAAAGTGCTTCTCGTCGTCAATGTGGCTTCTAAGTG CGGACTCATCGAATCCAATTACACCCAGCTCACGGAACTTTACCAGAAATATAAAGATCAAG GGTTAGTGGTCTTGGCGTTTCCATGCAACCAGTTTCTATACCAAGAGCCTGGCACCAGCGAAGAGGCTCATCAATTTGCTTGTACTCGGTTTAAGGCCGAATACCCCGTTTTCCAAAAG GTGCGTGTTAACGGGCAAAACGCAGCACCGGTCTACAAATTCCTCAAATCAAAGAAACCTTCTTTTCTAGGAACTAGGATCAAATGGAACTTCACCAAGTTCTTGGTCTCCAAAGATGGTCAAGTCATTGATCGTTATGGCCCAACTGTTTCACCTCACTCCATCCAG TCATTtctgttggatatgggctttgccccataTGCCAACTCGGCCCAACAAAGACTCACCAGAGATAGAAGGAAATGGGCCAACCTCGGAGGACAATCTCGGGATTTCACACAGAAAACCCTAGAGGGTTCTAACTCTACATTCGCTTATAAATAG
- the LOC104749008 gene encoding protein HUA2-LIKE 3-like translates to MNPPMHYGSPESSYSSRSLSRGEGSNFQHRPYPSSHPPPPPSHHYSYLEPDHHIKSRREGPSYHHRSHYTPEFNERNYHDSHERMRPAPCEDRDNWRYHPPSSHGPRYHDRYKGPYQSDSYSGHHRDSGRFQNNRWSHSPRAYNNRHSFHYKPHSEGPVPVGMRDPGTWHQR, encoded by the exons ATGAATCCACCAATGCATTACGGAAGTCCTGAATCATCTTATAGTTCCCGCTCTTTGTCACGTGGGGAGGGTTCTAACTTCCAGCATAGGCCTTATCCATCTTCTCATCCCCCACCTCCACCATCACATCATTACTCATATCTGGAGCCAGATCACCATATAAAGTCGCGGAGAGAAGGTCCATCATACCATCACAGATCTCATTACACACCGGAATTTAACGAAAGGAATTACCATGATAGCCATGAGAGAATGAGGCCTGCACCTTGTGAGGATCGAGACAATTGGAGATATCATCCGCCCTCTTCCCATG GCCCACGATATCATGACAGATACAAAGGCCCTTATCAGTCTGACTCATACAGTGGCCATCACCGTGACTCTGGAAGGTTTCAGAACAATAGGTGGAGCCATTCTCCGCGTGCATATAACAATAGACATTCTTTTCACTACAAGCCGCATTCGGAAGGTCCAGTTCCAGTAGGAATGAGAG ATCCAGGGACGTGGCATCAAAGGTGA